The nucleotide sequence GCAAAAGACTCCGTGCCGGAAAAAGAAGAACTTATTTTTTTGATGTAAGATCTACCAAAGGAAACGATTACTACCTGACGATTACTGAAAGCCGGAAACGCTTTGATGACAATGGTTATGACCGACACAAGGTGTTCCTTTACAAAGAGGATTTCAACAAATTCCTGAAAGCACTGAATGAAGCCATCGATTATGTAAAAACAGAACTGATGCCCGACTTTAATTTTGATGCGTTCAATCACGAAGATTATGATGAGGAGGGTGCTCCCGCATATCAACATGGGGGCAACTCGGTCGCAAGCACCCAGGCCCCAACACCTCCAGCGCCAGAATCTGAACCCGAAGCACCAGCATCCCAGCCGGATGCTACGGAAGAAAAACAGGAAGAGCCGCCTTCTTCAGATCAAAGCAGTAATACGGCTGCCTCCGGTGATCATGAAGAGGTTGAAAAATGGTAAACGATCTTTTTATCTATAGCAAAGCCGTCTGTAAACAGGCGGCTTTTTTTTGCCTGCCTGCTGGCTGTGCGCTCCTGATCAGCGTTTTCACCAATGAGTGAATTAAAGGACGGGACTGCTCACCAGTGTTTAACGCAGTGGTGATTGGTCCAAACAACGTCCTTTATCTTTTTCGTTTCTTTTTATTGTTCACCGTTACAGGTTTTTTGTCGAGCAATGGATTGCTGACAAGGATCGGTTTGGCTTTGACCACGCTGTTTTCCGCTTCCAGCTCCACTTCGCCAATGATCATCCCGCCGGGACAAAGTACCGAATACGCCGGTTGGTTCCACAGGTGCATCTGATCAGAAGCCAGGATAAACCGGCGCAGGCTGCGCATATTAAGATTGGTAAATTTAAATCCGGTAAGCAATTCTTCTTTGAGCGTAGCGGTATCAATACGATACAGATAAGGTGCCTGCCCATAGCTTACGTTCACCCCGCGTACAATATAGGCATAGGGGAGGCCTTCTTCCCTGGCTGCTTTTACAAGCTCCTTCTTCATGTCTGTTGCAGGTGCTGTAGTATCTGCCGACAGTTTGAGCACTCCGGCGCTATAGCTCCGTTCTCCCCATGCAAATCCACCGGGTTCCCGGAATTTCTGCGTAGGTGTCCTGCCGTTGAGCAGCGTTTTTAGTACCCCGTTGCTGATAAGCACCAGGGAATCGCCCGGCACCACACCCTCATAGTCAATATCAAAAGCACCGGTGGTCTGCCGGCCCCTGTATGTTTTAAGATGTGGCAGTGCTGTTAGGGTCAGGTTGGAAGCGATTAGTTTTTGCCCGAGCTTATCTTCATAAAACGTGGTACTGTTATCAGGATAGAGGATCGATTTACGGCTGACCCCGAGATTATACCGGAAGAAACCAGCGATAAGATTGGCCACCGACTCGCCTTCAAATAAAACAGGACCGAGATAGGAGCCCTCAAATTTTGAAGCTTTATCCCGCTCTTTTATTTTTTTGATCATGTCCTCTGTTGCAGACGCAAGTGTGGTATAATCCGGAAGTTCGTTGATGTCGGTAACATAGTCGGTATAGGTTTCAAAGATAGTTGCTCCGTCGTCTCCCGGCATTGCCGCGGAAATGGTGAGGGTTATTTGCGAGACAGGTTTCCGTACGGTTGTACCTTCACTGGAAACAAGATATTCCTCGGCGGTATTCACGGCCAGGGCACAGGAAGAAGCGGTGAGCTGCGGATGCGCCACAAAGAGCGCTGATATCTTTTTCAGCAGCGGTGCCCATTGCGCTATGCTTTTATCGGAGACTACCGGGAGTGCGCCAAAATCTTTCACCAGGGGTTTGATCCGCGAAAGGTCATCAAGATCCAGTTCTTTCTGATCGACTGTTACCCGTTTTAATGCGGCAGTGGCCGCATTGTATTGCTGGGCGGTCATTTTATAGACGCGGTCGGTCTCCAGCCAGAGCAGCCGCCGGTATTCATCATAATTGTCCTCATCGGGCAGCAGGATGAATGAGCCATCGCTGAAGAGGTAATCAAAGTTGCGGTGATAATCGCCCACCAGCAGTTTTACGGCAGCTGTTTTGGTTTGCGAAGGTGCCACAAATGGTGTGACGAGCTGTCCCCGTTCCGCACGCAGGGTTTGGGTAACGGTGTTCCGTAATTTATAACTGATCAGGAATGGTTTTCCCAGATCAGGAAGACGCAGCCGCGTGATATTACGGTTGAGCTCATCTGAAAGCACTTTTACATAAAAATTATCACGAAGCTCCTGCGCCTGTGCTGCAACAGCAAACGCAAAAAAAGCAATGTATAACAGGAATTTCTTTGACATCTTTTGATTTTATAACTCGTTGCCGGATGATTTAATGCGCTTCTTTATCCTGGTCGGGCCGGGGCAGCACCGGCAGGCGTTCGTTCGATTTGCTTTTTTTCTGTGTTTCGATCAGATCGACAAAAATGGCAGGGGAGGAAGCGGAAACCGGTACCCATCCGGACGCAGAACCGCACATGCCATTAAAGGTTTCAACCCGGTCGTCGGCAGCGATGATCCGGCGGAACATGGACAAGGGAGTACCGATCAGGTCAACGCCCCGCACCACCTGATTAGGACGGCCATCAACAAATATTTTATACACCTCAATGGGCATTACATTAAAGGCATTGGGTGTTGTTCTTCCGATACTGGTAAAACCGCCCTGTACATCTTCAAAATAGTACCCGTATTCGTGCCCCTGTTTTTTTGCCTCATTCCGTAACAGGTCTTTTAACTCCGCTGCTGTTTTTGATTCAGATGCTTTTACGACCAGGTTGCTTTGCCGGCTCTCCGGAATGCCGCCGGGCGCCGTCCGGGCATGGCCATTGGATCCGCTGGAACCGTTGATAGGTGTTCGTGTCATTAAAAAACTGCGGAGGATCCCGTTCTCCACTACATTTACTTTTTGTGCGGGTACTCCCTCGTCATCATAACGGTAAAAGCCATCGACTTCTGTAGCCCCGAGTTTTTTTATGGTAGGGTCCAGCGCAATGCTGAGGAAGGTGGGCAATACTGCACTGCCAATCCTGTTTTTAAAAGTATGCCCGTCAAAATCGCTTTTCATCCGTTTCCCCTCCAGGCGATGCCCAAAGATCTCATGGAAGAATACGCCGGATGCCCTGCCGGATAATATGGCCGGTCCTACAAAAGGGTCGGCAACCGGAGCTGTTTTCAGCTCGGTCAGTTTTACACTCATCGCTTTAATGTCTTCCAATACACTGTCCTTACCGGGAAGTGCGCCGGGTTCATATGCATAATACATCCTGAACAAGGGCAGTTCCATTCCGTCGGAGGCCTTTGTTTGGCCATACACCGATTGCCAGGTGCTGGTGCTGTTCTCCGTAATGGCCGAACCATCGGTATCCACAAAATATTTCCGGACGATCTTAAATTCCACAGTGGCGATGCCGGTCAGCAGATCGGGGTTTGATTTCAGAAGCCCTGAATAAGCAACAAGGTTACGGGTGAGCGTGGTGATATCCGGTCGCAGTGAAGCATATTGCAGCGGAGGGTCGTGGTACACCACTTTGGGTGCAGCGGAAAAGTCTGCAGCTGTATCTTCTTCAGCCACTTTTACTTTTTTATTGGTAAGTACCTGCTCATAGGCCTGTACCGCATTTTTATAGGCATTGTCGGTGCTTTTCCACACGGCAAGTGTGATAATGTCTTCATCATCCACCGCAGGAATACTTGCCGGGTACTGTCCGAACCCCGCGTTATGGGTGTTGTCCATCTGGTAGCTGCCCAGCCGGATGGAGGGCGAAAAAACGCGGTAGCGCGAAGAGTCGATCCCGGTGACGGCACCAAAGGAAGTGCGGATATTATACGTAGTAATATCATCCACCCGGTAGCTCATATAATAAAGCCGCTCATCTGCAGCTTTCAACTGCCGGTATTCCCGGTCCAGCTCTTTGGAAAGGGCGGTCATCAACAGGTCCTGGCCGAACAGGCTCCGGGCACAGCATAACAGGCCCAAAACAGCACATCCGGACCATAGCTTAAAGATCATATAAAGGATTTATAATTGATTTTGGTTACTATCCGTCCCGGAAGATACAGGTTTTATAATTCATTCAGTAACAGATGCTGTTAAAGGCAGCCTATTTTTTTACTCAGAATAGACCGTAGCTGTCAGCATTCCGTAATCAGCGAAGAGCCCTGAAAGTCCGGGCAGATTGCTGGACGTTTTTGCTGTTGTATTTTGGAGGGGGTGATAGCCGCGGCAGTTTCTGAAGATCATGCCTGTCTTCTGTACGGGGGGATGATTTGAGATCTTGTGTGGGTTTTTTCCAGAGATTGGGCATCCGGTCGCGCGGTGTTTGCGGGCGGGTTGCATTGGGTATTGCGCCTCCGGCTCCGGAGGGCAGCAGGACCGGCATATTATCCTGCCGGGCACGAGCTATATAAAATTTGTCGTTAAGTTTTTTAATGGATGAAGTATCAACAACATCTGAGTTTGGATATGAATATAAATAAAGGGTGGGAGTGATAAGGGTAGGAGCAGTATTCTGTGCCAGGGCTGTATTGCTTACCGACCCGAGGATCAGGAAGAGGAAAAGAGATTTCATATGCTTTTTCTGCAGGATGCAGTGATCCCGGAGATTGCATAAAAAAAGCCGGGGTTTTTTCCCGGCTTCGTTTATCAGCTTTTAAACTGTTTTATCGCTTCTGTCAGCTTGGGTACCACTTCAAACAGGTCACCCACAATACCGTAGTCTGCTGCTTTGAAGAACGGCGCTTCCGGATCTTTATTGATCACAACGATCACCTTGCTGCGGTTCACGCCAGCCAGGTGCTGGATGGCGCCGGAAATACCAACGGCCACGTACAGGTTGGGAGCAATGGCGCCGCCTGTTTGTCCCACATGCTCGTTGTGCGGGCGCCAGTGCGCATCCGCCACAGGACGGCTGCAGGCAAGGGCGGCGTTCAATGCCGCTGCAAGGTCTTCCAGTATGCCCCAGTTCTCCGGCCCCTTCATGCCACGGCCGCCACTCACCACGCGCTCCGCTTCGGCCAGGGGTACATCGGCGGTCTGCCGGTTTACACTTACCACCTTTACTTTAGGAGCGCTAACGGATACCTCGGCGGGCACCACATTGGCAGCCCCTTCACCTGGCTCGACCGGGAAGGCATTTGGATTTAATGTTATGATCTTCACCGGAGTGTTGATCTTTATATTGGCAAATGCTTTACCCGAAAAAACCGATTTTTTCACTGTAAATCCTGCACCGGCTTCGGGCAGGGCCACCGCACCGGATACCAACCCGGCCTTTAAGCGGGCCGACAACCGGGGCGCCAGTGCTTTTCCATCGGTATTATTGGAGAATACCAGGACCGTGGCACCGGTTTTTTCAGCCACCTGCGCAATGGCACTGCTGTATGCCTGGGCATCAAAGTGCTTTAAGGCTTCCTGCTGTACCTGGTGAATGGTTGTAACACCATACTTGCCTAATGCGGCAAGGTCTTCCGTTACGGGAGCAAGCACCACCCCTTCGGCAGGTACGCTCAGCTGCTGCGCCAGTTTAGATCCGTAAGTCAGCGCCTCAAGCGAAGTCTTTTTGACGGTACCTTCCTCATTGATATCGATGAATATTAAAACAGA is from Niabella beijingensis and encodes:
- a CDS encoding electron transfer flavoprotein subunit alpha/FixB family protein, with the translated sequence MSVLIFIDINEEGTVKKTSLEALTYGSKLAQQLSVPAEGVVLAPVTEDLAALGKYGVTTIHQVQQEALKHFDAQAYSSAIAQVAEKTGATVLVFSNNTDGKALAPRLSARLKAGLVSGAVALPEAGAGFTVKKSVFSGKAFANIKINTPVKIITLNPNAFPVEPGEGAANVVPAEVSVSAPKVKVVSVNRQTADVPLAEAERVVSGGRGMKGPENWGILEDLAAALNAALACSRPVADAHWRPHNEHVGQTGGAIAPNLYVAVGISGAIQHLAGVNRSKVIVVINKDPEAPFFKAADYGIVGDLFEVVPKLTEAIKQFKS
- a CDS encoding metallopeptidase TldD-related protein, whose amino-acid sequence is MSKKFLLYIAFFAFAVAAQAQELRDNFYVKVLSDELNRNITRLRLPDLGKPFLISYKLRNTVTQTLRAERGQLVTPFVAPSQTKTAAVKLLVGDYHRNFDYLFSDGSFILLPDEDNYDEYRRLLWLETDRVYKMTAQQYNAATAALKRVTVDQKELDLDDLSRIKPLVKDFGALPVVSDKSIAQWAPLLKKISALFVAHPQLTASSCALAVNTAEEYLVSSEGTTVRKPVSQITLTISAAMPGDDGATIFETYTDYVTDINELPDYTTLASATEDMIKKIKERDKASKFEGSYLGPVLFEGESVANLIAGFFRYNLGVSRKSILYPDNSTTFYEDKLGQKLIASNLTLTALPHLKTYRGRQTTGAFDIDYEGVVPGDSLVLISNGVLKTLLNGRTPTQKFREPGGFAWGERSYSAGVLKLSADTTAPATDMKKELVKAAREEGLPYAYIVRGVNVSYGQAPYLYRIDTATLKEELLTGFKFTNLNMRSLRRFILASDQMHLWNQPAYSVLCPGGMIIGEVELEAENSVVKAKPILVSNPLLDKKPVTVNNKKKRKR
- a CDS encoding metallopeptidase TldD-related protein gives rise to the protein MIFKLWSGCAVLGLLCCARSLFGQDLLMTALSKELDREYRQLKAADERLYYMSYRVDDITTYNIRTSFGAVTGIDSSRYRVFSPSIRLGSYQMDNTHNAGFGQYPASIPAVDDEDIITLAVWKSTDNAYKNAVQAYEQVLTNKKVKVAEEDTAADFSAAPKVVYHDPPLQYASLRPDITTLTRNLVAYSGLLKSNPDLLTGIATVEFKIVRKYFVDTDGSAITENSTSTWQSVYGQTKASDGMELPLFRMYYAYEPGALPGKDSVLEDIKAMSVKLTELKTAPVADPFVGPAILSGRASGVFFHEIFGHRLEGKRMKSDFDGHTFKNRIGSAVLPTFLSIALDPTIKKLGATEVDGFYRYDDEGVPAQKVNVVENGILRSFLMTRTPINGSSGSNGHARTAPGGIPESRQSNLVVKASESKTAAELKDLLRNEAKKQGHEYGYYFEDVQGGFTSIGRTTPNAFNVMPIEVYKIFVDGRPNQVVRGVDLIGTPLSMFRRIIAADDRVETFNGMCGSASGWVPVSASSPAIFVDLIETQKKSKSNERLPVLPRPDQDKEAH
- a CDS encoding DUF3276 family protein is translated as MENEHNDRKLESIYSKRLRAGKRRTYFFDVRSTKGNDYYLTITESRKRFDDNGYDRHKVFLYKEDFNKFLKALNEAIDYVKTELMPDFNFDAFNHEDYDEEGAPAYQHGGNSVASTQAPTPPAPESEPEAPASQPDATEEKQEEPPSSDQSSNTAASGDHEEVEKW